AATCACactgttgattttgtcgTCGTATCGCGGTAATAATACATGCGAACTGTTCTTGGATTGTGGCTCATATATCACCGCTCCAAGAATGTGCCGTGGGAACTTGGTAATAGCCTCTAAAACATCTGAATTGTCAACAATTATCTGACTGCGAACTGTCAGGGGAGGATATTCATCACCTGTCTCGGCTGGACGTTTCAATGAAACAGACAAACCATTGCCATCAACGAGTGGCTGTAGATGAAAGCCGTTGTTAGCAGTTGGAGTTACCGAGCTAGCATTGCCAGGAAATACAAATGGTTCTGGAGCTCCAGGACTGGCTTCATGACTGTCACCATCTtcatggtggtgatggtggtgatgatgtctgtgatgatggtggtggtgatggtgaagatggtTAGCAACTGGAACACCATTATCTGGATGCTGATGGTTATGCAGTGTTGATTGTGGTGGCAACTGtgaaggtggtggtggtggtggaagtTGCGATTGATGCTCACCTTCTACTGTCGTAGGAGGTATAGCATTTTGCGATGAGAACTGTCCTTGTTGTAGAGcatgttgctgttgttctAGCTGTTCCTGTTGAGAAAGCGCTTGCTCTTGTTCAAATCCAGGTTTCTTTAATTTTGCTACTGCATCTTCCGCTCTTACTGGAGCCGATTCAGGCCCCGTAagattctgttttcttctgtCTAAAGCCGGATCAAACTGGACAGGCGGTAGTTGGAAAGTAGGACTTCCACCTTTGAATTGTGTGAGGAATGAAGACGGCCTGGGTCTTTCTGGTTCACTTGTTGACAGCTGTGAACTAGGAAGATGTGATGAATAAAGAGGTTCAGATTGTGAAATTGGAGGATTGGACTCAGTACCAGCTGAACTGGGGTTTGAAATAGCACCAACTGTAGCTGTAGATGTCGAACTTGAGCCAGTTAGAACCTGGACCGACTCTTGTTGTGATACAGGAGCATTAGGTCCTGACGCCGACTCAGAAGCTGGTTCCATTGCCGGTGTAGAAAATccagtagtagtagcagaGCTAGTGGCTGCTGGATCAGTTTCGGGTCTAGAAATGATATCTGGAACAGTACCcgcagctgaagatgctggTTGTGATGGAACCGAGTTATCAATCTCACTGGCTGAAGGAGCAGTAAATGGCGATGGAGCCGGAATAGAAGTTGAAGCTGATGGGAATGAATTGTTTTGACCTTCAGTACTCAATGGAGCTGAGCTCGAAGATGGACTGACTATGTTTTTAATACTACTAGAAGCATCATCTGGTTTATTCGAATCGGCAGATTGCGATTGAGAACCTGCACCACCAAGCATGGCTGAAATAGACATCGACGAACTATTCGACGGGTTGAGAGGTGGACGAGAAGATTGATTGGATTCACTTTCACCCGCTGCAGAACTATGCTGAGTAGAAGATTCTAATGAGCTGTCAGTCTTGGCGTTTTGAATTGGCACTGAGCTTTCCTCGCTTTTGACTTGTGGTTGAGACTCTGAATGAATGACTTCCTCTTCTACAGGCAACTTCTTAATGTTCTCATCAGCCGTATTCTCATGAGGCTGCTGTTCAGTCAAGCCAGATCCCGAGTCTGCTGAAGTTGTTTCAGTCTTCAcgtcatcagcagctccaccatgaactggtactggttcCATGGTTGAAACATTGGTCGAAGGGATGTCTTCCGTTGTGTTTATACTGGACGACATAGTTGCCAGGGTACCAACAGAATGCAATTGTCTATCGGCAATTATTACTTTATCAATTGGCGCGTGATACTGGCAGTTCAAAAAGCCGTGATATGTGCAGGGATGCTAATAATGTCCGATGCGAGTGGTTACCAGTGAGATGAGAGACATAGCATCGCAGACGGACGGCTGTCGACTAACTACTCTACTACTTCACGATGTTCCAAACGCTGCTACAGTTATGCCAGAATACCATTCCCTGACAATAATCAGCCGTACTGTTCCCCTGAGCTACTCAGTGGACTCCATGGTTAGTTAGAGATAAAGACAGGAATAAAATGTCAAGATCATCTACGATAGAACTGTGTTTGCTAGCCATCCTTTCTATTTTGGGGCTGCTTTCCCTCAGAGTGGCTTGGGTCCTCAAATCTGTTGGCTCAAAGGCGGTTCCACGAACTAAGAAGCAAGCTCATCTCATGGTCCTGCTGGGTTCAGGCAAGTATTTCGTGGTCAATTATCTATTAAAAGACAGTTAAGAGGATATACTAACATCAGATTTAGGCGGGCATACTGGTGAGATACTGCGATTATTGAAAGATATAGATCTAACCAAGTATCCTCTACGGACATGGGTATACAACCCGGAAGACACGATATCCATAACCAAAGCATTGAAGTTCGATGAAACCATAAGTAATGGCAAGGGCCAATGTCGCACCTTCCAGATCCCTCGAGCAAGAGCTGTCGGACAAAGCTGGTCGTCAACGTGTATCACCAGCCTGATCAGTCTACGAGCCTGTTTTGGTCTCCTTCTCACTAAACCCAATGTCGTAAGTTAGACACCTATTATCTAGGCTCATAAGTACCCACCTCTTCAATCATTGAAACTAATCATTACTAGATCGTAACTAATGGACCCGGAACCAGTGTCATGCTCTGTGGAGCTGCGTTTCTCTTAAAAGTATGTAAATTATTACAGTCAAAAGAATTGGTTTGCTCTCATACTAACATCCAAATAGATCATTGGTCTCTGCTCAACGCGAATTGTATTTATAGAGTCACTGGCCCGTGTCAACAGCCTGTCCCTGTCTGGCAAGATTCTATTTCTCCTAGCGGACCGTTTCATAGTCCAATGGCCTCAACTGGCCCAAAAATACCCGGGAGCTGAGTACTATGGTATCCTGGTTTAATCTCTGctctttatttattccaGGTGCcagacctgcctccggcggctggggctccgccccagaccccgtggctcctgcgaagcaggagatttaCTCCTCGTTGCCCTGTTCAATTGAGTCTGTGCTCGCTGGTTGCTAGGATCATATCAACGGCACCTTCCCAACACACAACTTTTGTCAAATGTCGTCGCTTCGTTCAATTTTGGTTCTAATACGCCACATGCTCCGCCAGAGCTCAAAAAACTCGGTCTTTATCACGAAACCAGTATCTAACTCTTAACTCACTTGAACAGCCTTAGAAGCGAGTACTACAGAGTACTCTAAACCTGTCAAAATGTCCAGAACGAGCCCAATATCACTTCTAATAGAGAATTATTTTTCGCGGAACCGGTCCATATCACGTGAGATTGGACCCTGAAATGCGATAATGCAGCCTGTTATCTAGGGAAGTGCTGATAACGCATACGGATATATCGTCCGCCGCCTTGTCTTTTCCCCCAACAAAGGAATTATTTGACAAGTATTAAGGAATCTATAATGCCTTATTCACTTGTAGTAGACGAGCTTGGCAACTTTAGAGATGGCAAGAATAGAGTGGTCGTATTAAGAGGTATCAACCTAGATGGAAGCTCGAAATTGCCAGCCAAGCCACCATTGACGACCTATACTCCTGTTGATGAGACTAACCCGAATGACCCGTTCTGGGATGGTGACAATGTATCATTTATCGGACGTCCTTTAGACTTGGAAGAAGCTCCTGAACATTTGGAACGTATTCGGTCCTGGGGATATAATACTATACGATATCTGTATTCTTGGGAAGCTATTGAACATAGTGGTCCTGGCATCTATGACGACGATTTTATTGACTATTCTATCAAAGTGTTGAAATTGCTGAAATCATATGGCTTTTATATCATTCTTGACCCTCATCAAGACGTTTGGGGTCGTTATTCTGGCGGTTCAGGTGCTCCATTATGGACCTATTATCTGGTTGGCATGGATCCCAAGACATTTACTGTCACTAATGCCGCATTTGTTCAGAATTTGTTTCCAAAGGAAGAAGGAGGTCCTGAGAACTTTCCCAAAATGTTCTGGGCTACTAACTATTACCGTTTTGTATGTCAGGTAATGTTTACATTGTTTTTCGCAGGTCGCCACTTTGCACCAAATGCCATTGTAAACGGCAAGAACATCCAGGATTATTTACAGGATAGTTTGTTGGATGCAATGATATATTTCTACAAACAAATTGAAGAGAAAGCAGGTGAACTCTATGAGATCGATGAAGTAAAtggtggaggaggaatTTTAGGCTCGGAAACACTTAATGAGCCCAACCCAGGTTTGGCTGGGTTTAAAGACATAGGAGTTGTGCCTAAAACGCaaaatttgaaattggGGACTACTCCTACTGCTTTTCAATCGATGTTACTAGCTTCAGGACATGCTGTGACTGTTGAGAACTATGAATTTGGAAGTTTAGGACCCAAACGTGTGGGTACCAAATCTGTGGATCCCAAGGGTGTCAGTGTATGGTGCACAGATAACAAGTATGATTTGAAGTATGGATGGGAAAGATCCAGTACTTGGAAACTTGGTGAATGTATATGGGCACAACATGGAGTGTGGGATCCTCAATCTTTGAAGCTTCTAAAGCCAGAATACTTTGCATTTGACCATCAAGGTAAAGAAATCGATGATGACCAGTTTGtcaatatttatttcgtTGAGTACTGGACAAGCTTCTACAGAGCTCATAGACAGCACCTACCACCGCAGCTGTACTTGATGTGTCAACCACCAGTTCTAGCACTTCCACCCAACTTAAAGGGAACAGATCTTATTGACAACCGAGTAGTGTATGCACCACACTTTTACGACGGCATTACGTTGATGCTTAAACGATGGAGCAGAGTATGGAATGTAGATACTTTGGGATATATTCGTGGTAAGTATTCAAGTCCTATATTTGCAATCAAGCTTGGAGAATCCAACATCCGGAAGTGTCTACAGGAGCAGTTCTCAGAGATTAAAGCAGAAGGACGTGAATATATGGGTAGTATAGCCAGTTTCATGACCGAAACAGGGATTCCATTTGACATGGATAATCGCAAGGCTTATTCCGACGGTGACTACAGTTCGCAgattgctgctcttgataCCACTAGCTCAGCAGTTGAAGCGTCCAACTTCAACGTGGCATTTTGGGGATATACGACACTGAACAAACATGAACGAGGTGATTTCTGGAATGGAGAAGATTTCAGTTTCTGGAGTAGTGACTCGAATGGACCGAAACCAGAGTCTAAGAAAGTGGCCTTGAATGATGAGCATGATTCTGACAGTTCTGTTTTGACGCGAGTACGTACTGAAGTTTCCAACCAAGCCAGTGTTGAAACCCTTGGACCACGTAAGAAACGTAGCACCAGTGGTGTTCGAGCCGTCGCGGCCATTCTTCGACCGTTCCCCTTGTCGATTGTAGGAACCATACACTCGTACTCGTTTGACCTCCAGAAATCTACCTTCAGACTGACAATCAATGCGGAGCGGGCTCCACAGAAAGAAACTCCCACCGAAATATACGTACCAGAATACCACTTTTCGGCAGAAGACATGGCAGTTGAAGTAACAAGTGGCCGTTGGGTCTACGACTTGGACACACAGGTCCTCTCGTGGTGGCATGCCGAGACAgacaaacaaacaatcCAGATCCAATCTAGCGAAGACATTGCCTCGTCCAGTGGATGTTCCTGCTGTATCATGTAATCCACCGTCTCTAACCTCCTTTCGCAACAATGAGGGTCTGCATCCAGCTTCACTAGCTCTAATACAATCCATTCTGACCATCCACCTAacgggtctgcctccggcggctggggctctgccccagaccccgtggctcctctcacttcgctcgagtcggttcgtCGGGGGTCccctagcaatctcctgcgaagcaggagctacggggtctggggcagagccccagccgccggaggcagagtcaCCAACACCTGATCTAGTAACATTAAATAAGTTAAGAATCTACACAAACTAGCGGTAGAAGTCCGGGGTTCGGATATTAACACCATATTCAGACAGAGCATTGCCCAAATCTTCCATGGTGAGAACCAGTTTGCCCTGGTTTCCTGGTGGGCCCGGTGCTGTTGAGCCTGTGGACGCACCGCCAGCTTGAGCTCCCGCGGCCCCAGACATGCCTGCCATGAGAGCTCTAGCACGAGCTTGGGGATTGGACGAGTTGGATACTGAAGTTGCTGACCGGATACGCGAGTACTGGTATGCGTCCGAGGCAATATCCGACACGAACTTTTGAGTTGCAAGTGCCAGTAGTCGTTTAATCCGTCTGTCTGAAGTCTCAAAACCGGCTTTCGCGAGATAAAAGTCTGTCACCGCGTCAGGGATAATTGGCGCATACTCGTCCATGGAGTTCAGCAGCTCCTTCAGACTCTTGTCTTTTCTTTGTAATGGAATTGGATGGATGATTGGTCTCGTGGGCTCTTCTCTCTCGTTTTTCGTTTCTTCAGCTCCTTcagctccttcttcttctgcttcttcatcttcgtcttcatctggtttaataatatcttcttcatcaatatcgACATCCTCGCCGTTACCGTTACCGTTCTCACCTGCATCTGCTGCATCCTGGCCCTGTTTATCGGTCTGTGATTCAGTTTTCTCATCGGCCCCTTCCTCGTCACCACCTGCGGACGTAGCAGAGGTCTCCTGAGGTGCTGTACTCTCACTAGCttctgttgttgctgtgtTCTCAGCAGGCTCGCTGCTTCCGGTCTCTTGATTCTCTGCATCTGCGTTCACAGCAGGTCCACTTTCAGTTCCAATGGCTGGACCAGCTTCTCCAGCAGTTTCTGTGTCCTCCACTGCCTGCTCTTCGACCTCAACCGGGTCTTTCATTTCCACATCGTCCCCACTCATATCTATAGTAACCTTTCGTCTTCGCTAATGTTGGCGATGCTCGACGGATCATCTTTCAACTTCACGAGTTCTGCCGTCACGTGACCGCTCCACTCTTTCCGCGGAATTTCCATTTTGGGGAGCCAGGGTCCTCTTCCCGGTCTACTTGTAacgggctctgcctccggcggctggggctacgccccagaccccgtggctcctctcgcttcgctcgagtcggttcgtCGGGGGTCccctagcaatctcctgcgaagcaggagctacggggtctggggcggagccccagccgccggaggcaccagcGCCcgaccccgttgctcccGGCCGACCTGTCTTTCAGTAGCAAAATGTTTTGAGTATCGGCGGCGGATGATAGAGGCATTATCCTAATTCTGAGAGAGAACAATCTCGATACTTGCTAGATCTCTCTCTGTTGAAATAGATATATTAGTTTGGCATCAGATGGCGTCCCTGATGGCAGTTTACATCGCTATTATGGTCAGCTgtagaataataataaaataatatattaatacaAAGAGTTCAATACAATAATACCGATACCAAAAACAATCAAACAATCTCATCCATGGTAATCATAAGTCTAGTTGAAGTGTGGGTTGTCAAgttcaatcaatcaagtgTGCAGTAAACATCAGCCAGTTTAGCCACTGTTCATTGTACCTTTCTGTCAACTTCATGAGGGATGAAGGACTGTTGAACAACTCAATTAATCCCAGTAGACCAGGTCGAAATTTCATCAAATGATTCGTTGACTCAAAAACTTGAATACCTGAATTAGATGTCATGGGCAGGGTGGAACTATTAAGGTTCATTGATCAGGTATCTTGATAAAGGAAAATATACCTAGGTCCCAAGTTTGCTTGTAGTCTCGTCGTCCGTCCATGAGAATTGTGACTCTTGAATTCCAATCCAAAATGTCGCTAAGGAAGCGCCGTAAATGGATGGATTCAAGAATTTCCAGGAGTAGACTGGCAAGGAGCCAGTGCTACCGTAGTCGAACTGTCTAAATCGTCAGCTACCCGCGGTGTGCGAAGCGACAGATGAAGTGAACAACAAGGGACGATGAACCAATTGCAAACTTAGGGCCGGTAAACCAATGAATAATGGACGAATTAAGGACTCGGGATGACCTCAACTGAATCGCCCATCCGAAAGGAAATCGAGATGACTACCAATCTAATAGTGCCAGATGTGGATCCATGACAACAAGGAATCAGGAATTAAAAGCCCAGTGGAAATAAACTCTCAAACAATGAGATAGACAAACCATGGACTACCAGTCTCAACTAGTATTGGCCTTCAAGTAGAAGGAGTTGACAGACAAGGTAATAAATAACCTCGAAATCCGCCAAACTGGCCAACGACCCGCACAGCATGAAGGAATGAACTTAACAACGTGTGACCACTGACCCGCCAGGTCCAGAGACCATGGCAGATTGAATGAAATTAAGGAACTTCATTCCATACTGGTGAGGGGGAACAACTTCCATAGTGGAGTTATCAGATAATAGTCGTCTGATATTACTCTCCACTCTCTTGCGCCGACTAAACGGGCAAAGGGTATCAATCATACCCGTAACAGGTCGTTGTTCACCAGTATGAGGGTCACACTCAAGTCCAACCATCAATGAATAATTGGTAATGCCatgcttcttcaacaggTCGACATCTTTTCTAAGCTGACTCATGAACTCATCTTGCTCGTCTCTCTCCACAGAGATAGAACCATTGGGATTCATATGAGCCATATTCTTCATGATAACAAAATGAGTCTCCTTGCCATCAATGTGAATGGTGTAATGACCAAGGTAGAATGGGAGCTGAGTGGTGGGATTCTCCTTGACACGATAATAATACTCGTCCAAGAACTCGTAACTACCCATGAGTTTATGCTCCTTGCATTGAATGGTCTTAATAATGTACTTGGCATCAGGAGTGACCAAGTTGCCTCCATCCGAATGGGAGTTGACCAGATCAGAATCCATAAAGGAACTCAAAAGATCTCGATGTGAGATTCCACAAAGTGTACGAATGTTGTCGTAAACCAATGGTGAATGAACTTCAATAATAGATCCGTCGCCAAGGCGGTATTTCTTAAGTCCCATCATCACATAGGGGAGGGTGACCTCGGGATCAATCAATCGAGGATTAGCATAAATTGCTGTTTGGATTCCCTTGAACATAAGAGCAGACTTGGAAATAGGAGCCCGCTTATGAATCGCAAACTTTCTTTTAAAAGAGCTGACTTTGGATTTCAGCTTCTGTTTCAAAAATGACCCCTTGTCATCAGTTACGTCGATAATAGGGATGTCCAAATTTTCAATGATGTCAGGAACAAAATAAGAGGTGTCGTCCTCAGGCCATGACAATGGTTTTCCTGCCTCGACCAGAGACTCAGCATGGGGTTCCTCAGCATCAAGTGCCTGACAGGTCTTCTCAATGGAAGTGACTTTGGAAACAAGATtgtcaacagcagaatCTGTTCTGGCAAAGGCTTGGTTTGCGGGATAAGGGATTCTCGCAACAATATCGCGATAAGATCGCTCAAATTTGGCAAGCTTCTCAAGAACAGAGATGCCGGATGAAGTAGTCTCAaaagaaggagcagcaagTTCATCGTCGGTGGAATCCACCAAAGTGTCATCGCCAGAAGTGGTTGGCTCGACGACTGAAGACTCAATGACAGCCTCAGGAGTATCCAATAACTCGGTTGAGATCTCGTATGGGTTTTCTCCATCTGGattaatcaaatcaatGTAGTCCGAAGCACTGTAAACTGGCCAGTGGGGACAATCAGCTTCGTCGGACTCGGAGTCACCGTCAGGATTAATCAAATGAATGTAATCCGAAGCACTGTAAACCGGCCAGTGAGGACACTCATCTTCGTCGGACTCAAAGTCATCCGAGTAGATTGAGGCGgtatcatcaccatcttccTCAAAGTCAATGGGTTTATTCTCCAAATTAAAATCATCGCAATCCTCAGAAACATCCAAAGTCTCAATTGATTCAACAGTAACGTCAGAATCAACGGGGCAATGAGAAGGAATAAAATCTTGGTGATAATCAAAGGCAGAGAGTCTGGCGGGGCGGTGGGAGAACTTGTGATTGGGGTTCTCAGCCATGAACTGATCGTACTTCTCCAAAGCACGAATAACGGCAGGAGAACGTTTAAAGTAGAGGTTCAAATCCAATTCCTCTTCGTCACTGTCACCAAACTCAGAAGAGCTCAAAGACGATTCATAACGGTCAAGCTCACCCTGCTCAGGAGGGAAGCAAAAATCAGAGTCAAGTTGACCCAAAGAACCCatcttttcaataaaaCAGGtggaaataaaaacaatTGTTGAAAAACGCTGGTTAAAAAAGATCTTGAAACAATACTGGTGTGCAAACTTAGCAGTCAGAGTTGTTCTAacagacgaagaagaaaaaagaagaagaacagacGGAACTGGGAGTTCCCAGTCATTATATGTgcaaccaccaccaaaattATGGGTCGAAAATCAAATGACCAACTCGGGTCCCCCATAACAAAACTACACTAGCACCGAGCCACCGGCCCCGAGTAACGTCCACTATTCAGATCCACAAAACCCCATCGCAATTCGCCCCATATTTTCCCTACCAGTGAACATTGCAACCCCGGATTCCTGTGCCCCACAAACAGGCTATCTCAGGGGAACACTCTAATTTCCTTATCGCGTCACGTGATAGACACACTAGTTCCCCCTGAATAATCTTAGCGGGGGTCGAGACCTTGTATCTCTAAGCAATTTGGGACtagttttttctttctttttctcgTAAATTCAGCCCA
The Sugiyamaella lignohabitans strain CBS 10342 chromosome A, complete sequence genome window above contains:
- a CDS encoding Transcriptional regulatory protein RXT3, whose protein sequence is MEPVPVHGGAADDVKTETTSADSGSGLTEQQPHENTADENIKKLPVEEEVIHSESQPQVKSEESSVPIQNAKTDSSLESSTQHSSAAGESESNQSSRPPLNPSNSSSMSISAMLGGAGSQSQSADSNKPDDASSSIKNIVSPSSSSAPLSTEGQNNSFPSASTSIPAPSPFTAPSASEIDNSVPSQPASSAAGTVPDIISRPETDPAATSSATTTGFSTPAMEPASESASGPNAPVSQQESVQVLTGSSSTSTATVGAISNPSSAGTESNPPISQSEPLYSSHLPSSQLSTSEPERPRPSSFLTQFKGGSPTFQLPPVQFDPALDRRKQNLTGPESAPVRAEDAVAKLKKPGFEQEQALSQQEQLEQQQHALQQGQFSSQNAIPPTTVEGEHQSQLPPPPPPSQLPPQSTLHNHQHPDNGVPVANHLHHHHHHHHRHHHHHHHHEDGDSHEASPGAPEPFVFPGNASSVTPTANNGFHLQPLVDGNGLSVSLKRPAETGDEYPPLTVRSQIIVDNSDVLEAITKFPRHILGAVIYEPQSKNSSHVLLPRYDDKINSVIQIRIPRRFLNHQTNLAIPERRLWGTDIYTDDSDIVAALYHNGHLKLPDPLVTTVVDESISPLTDCIASIRILPRLERYQGSYRYGFNSRTWLASHDGVSFMIESVDFVPCGQAEASASLKKQRVSDWNQLRKLSKSNNPEFKLSAALSEKIRRETKPVDTISSTDSPDASKTA
- the TAF10 gene encoding Taf10p (Subunit (145 kDa) of TFIID and SAGA complexes; involved in RNA polymerase II transcription initiation and in chromatin modification; GO_component: GO:0000124 - SAGA complex [Evidence IDA] [PMID 9674426]; GO_component: GO:0046695 - SLIK (SAGA-like) complex [Evidence IDA] [PMID 12446794]; GO_component: GO:0005634 - nucleus [Evidence IEA,IEA,IEA]; GO_component: GO:0005669 - transcription factor TFIID complex [Evidence IDA] [PMID 10788514]; GO_component: GO:0005669 - transcription factor TFIID complex [Evidence IDA] [PMID 15448131]; GO_function: GO:0001075 - RNA polymerase II core promoter sequence-specific DNA binding transcription factor activity involved in preinitiation complex assembly [Evidence IC]; GO_function: GO:0003682 - chromatin binding [Evidence IDA] [PMID 10817999]; GO_function: GO:0032947 - protein complex scaffold [Evidence IMP] [PMID 11940675]; GO_process: GO:0006352 - DNA-templated transcription, initiation [Evidence IEA]; GO_process: GO:0051123 - RNA polymerase II transcriptional preinitiation complex assembly [Evidence IMP] [PMID 12840001]; GO_process: GO:0016568 - chromatin modification [Evidence IDA] [PMID 9674426]; GO_process: GO:0016573 - histone acetylation [Evidence IDA] [PMID 9674426]; GO_process: GO:0006355 - regulation of transcription, DNA-templated [Evidence IEA]; GO_process: GO:0006366 - transcription from RNA polymerase II promoter [Evidence IDA] [PMID 12138208]; GO_process: GO:0006366 - transcription from RNA polymerase II promoter [Evidence IDA] [PMID 15448131]; GO_process: GO:0006366 - transcription from RNA polymerase II promoter [Evidence IMP] [PMID 8662725]; GO_process: GO:0006351 - transcription, DNA-templated [Evidence IEA]), with the translated sequence MSGDDVEMKDPVEVEEQAVEDTETAGEAGPAIGTESGPAVNADAENQETGSSEPAENTATTEASESTAPQETSATSAGGDEEGADEKTESQTDKQGQDAADAGENGNGNGEDVDIDEEDIIKPDEDEDEEAEEEGAEGAEETKNEREEPTRPIIHPIPLQRKDKSLKELLNSMDEYAPIIPDAVTDFYLAKAGFETSDRRIKRLLALATQKFVSDIASDAYQYSRIRSATSVSNSSNPQARARALMAGMSGAAGAQAGGASTGSTAPGPPGNQGKLVLTMEDLGNALSEYGVNIRTPDFYR
- a CDS encoding hydrolase (Putative glycosidase; green fluorescent protein (GFP)-fusion protein localizes to the cytoplasm; YIR007W is a non-essential gene; GO_component: GO:0005737 - cytoplasm [Evidence IDA] [PMID 14562095]; GO_function: GO:0016787 - hydrolase activity [Evidence IEA]; GO_function: GO:0016798 - hydrolase activity, acting on glycosyl bonds [Evidence IEA]; GO_function: GO:0004553 - hydrolase activity, hydrolyzing O-glycosyl compounds [Evidence IEA]; GO_function: GO:0003674 - molecular_function [Evidence ND]; GO_process: GO:0008150 - biological_process [Evidence ND]; GO_process: GO:0005975 - carbohydrate metabolic process [Evidence IEA]; GO_process: GO:0008152 - metabolic process [Evidence IEA]), translating into MPYSLVVDELGNFRDGKNRVVVLRGINLDGSSKLPAKPPLTTYTPVDETNPNDPFWDGDNVSFIGRPLDLEEAPEHLERIRSWGYNTIRYLYSWEAIEHSGPGIYDDDFIDYSIKVLKLLKSYGFYIILDPHQDVWGRYSGGSGAPLWTYYLVGMDPKTFTVTNAAFVQNLFPKEEGGPENFPKMFWATNYYRFVCQVMFTLFFAGRHFAPNAIVNGKNIQDYLQDSLLDAMIYFYKQIEEKAGELYEIDEVNGGGGILGSETLNEPNPGLAGFKDIGVVPKTQNLKLGTTPTAFQSMLLASGHAVTVENYEFGSLGPKRVGTKSVDPKGVSVWCTDNKYDLKYGWERSSTWKLGECIWAQHGVWDPQSLKLLKPEYFAFDHQGKEIDDDQFVNIYFVEYWTSFYRAHRQHLPPQLYLMCQPPVLALPPNLKGTDLIDNRVVYAPHFYDGITLMLKRWSRVWNVDTLGYIRGKYSSPIFAIKLGESNIRKCLQEQFSEIKAEGREYMGSIASFMTETGIPFDMDNRKAYSDGDYSSQIAALDTTSSAVEASNFNVAFWGYTTLNKHERGDFWNGEDFSFWSSDSNGPKPESKKVALNDEHDSDSSVLTRVRTEVSNQASVETLGPRKKRSTSGVRAVAAILRPFPLSIVGTIHSYSFDLQKSTFRLTINAERAPQKETPTEIYVPEYHFSAEDMAVEVTSGRWVYDLDTQVLSWWHAETDKQTIQIQSSEDIASSSGCSCCIM